A part of Citrifermentans bremense genomic DNA contains:
- the mobF gene encoding MobF family relaxase produces the protein MMTLSRGMTAGHAGGYFSREDYYLGGAEEPGASLWCGKGAEALGLTGPVSPEDFRAVCRGESPGGGTLVVSGHGRDPKTSELIEVRRAGNDATFSAPKSVSIAYVAGVQGVKEAHDAAVLSVLDHIEQHYCHYRHAGRAASGELVAAKFDHATSRSVDPQLHSHVFLVNAVRTPDGSFRANTTDLFFKNQKLLGRLYRQALSRELADRGFQVTVKDRSEMYIELKGVDPALIDHFSTRRKQIDRQVEEWQAEGLFAGVPHARLYEMAALETRDPKRAITKEELARYFRQGFEVCGASMDGVRLDLEQEHGTAVQREVSDASRAVALAVRDLTEREAVVDRAKLLDQAVRISGGEHALAELDAAIDGGTEGVFKVGRDAFGREFYSTKEMMELEARNLERIRALPSFQSSTSPPDLNWFLERVAEEEGRTFTAGQTAELYNELTGKHGMTFSLGDPGTAKTSTLELVERYNEEVLRHFCQEHLSINLAYTGKAARELSLATGRPACTIHSFENANPASKFDLQRQNGEPPMVTVRGEKIFIPTEPGTQVVIRVDEAGFLGARQTARLLDVVEELQKSGAWVKLHLLGDAKQMQGIQAGNLLAPLRELGERGEIDYAHLTEILRQRDPGLLQIARGLNREDRLLAQNAREALGLLEKRRELVELPEPGALRDAVVKHYLEESRKPSQLPEREAAGESRQVLLLTTTNAARRELNLEIRQARVLSGEIAEGNSFPVLAPVRQGVTVEGYQIGDSVLFTGTRRADGQMERWGARLNTEAKVTGIDRERNLVQVTYSFHTKKRGGRDLSRTVTKQFSAAEMAGKTMLYREEERNFAVGDRVVLLKNDAKLDLQNGAMGVIGELDERGRALVDLGDRKVELDLARYRHLDHAYAVTVHKSQGSTVEHSILYAPVHPRREETLPSGAELPSPEQYGKASFNALNVSLTRAQFGTRVFTNSVEGLTRSVETVDEKTTTLAGESYREKLTEKGRPVQETVRQLGDKIGELEQIVRGPKAAHVRSQAEKDFASMSKPLQIPGPARVVTPVPKGPERELELTLPRGFDRGFEK, from the coding sequence ATGATGACCCTATCCAGAGGGATGACAGCAGGGCACGCGGGAGGGTACTTCTCCAGGGAGGACTACTACCTGGGGGGAGCCGAAGAACCCGGAGCGAGCCTTTGGTGCGGCAAGGGAGCCGAGGCGCTGGGGCTAACGGGGCCGGTCTCACCCGAGGATTTCCGGGCCGTTTGCCGGGGCGAGTCGCCGGGCGGGGGGACTTTGGTCGTTTCTGGGCACGGGAGGGACCCGAAGACCTCTGAGCTCATCGAAGTGCGGCGGGCGGGGAACGACGCCACCTTCTCCGCCCCCAAGTCGGTATCCATCGCCTACGTGGCTGGGGTGCAGGGGGTGAAGGAGGCCCATGACGCGGCGGTGCTCTCGGTGCTCGATCATATCGAGCAGCACTACTGCCACTACCGGCACGCCGGGAGGGCGGCAAGCGGCGAGCTGGTGGCGGCCAAGTTCGACCACGCCACGTCAAGGAGCGTAGACCCGCAGCTGCACTCGCACGTCTTCCTGGTGAACGCGGTGAGGACACCGGACGGAAGCTTCAGGGCCAATACGACCGACCTCTTTTTCAAGAACCAGAAGTTGCTCGGCCGCCTGTACCGGCAGGCGCTCTCCCGCGAGCTCGCGGACCGGGGGTTCCAGGTGACGGTGAAGGACCGCTCCGAAATGTACATCGAGCTGAAGGGGGTAGATCCCGCGCTAATAGACCACTTCTCTACCAGGCGCAAGCAGATCGACAGGCAGGTGGAAGAGTGGCAGGCAGAGGGGCTCTTTGCCGGGGTGCCCCATGCCCGGCTTTACGAGATGGCGGCGCTGGAGACCCGCGACCCGAAGCGCGCCATCACGAAGGAGGAGCTGGCCCGGTACTTCAGGCAGGGCTTCGAGGTCTGCGGCGCCTCGATGGACGGCGTACGGCTCGACCTGGAGCAGGAGCACGGAACCGCTGTGCAGCGGGAGGTGTCTGATGCCTCGAGGGCCGTGGCATTGGCGGTCCGGGACCTGACCGAGCGGGAGGCGGTGGTCGACCGGGCCAAGCTTCTGGACCAGGCGGTGCGCATCTCGGGTGGGGAGCATGCGCTAGCGGAGCTGGATGCCGCCATCGACGGCGGGACCGAAGGCGTGTTCAAGGTCGGCCGCGACGCGTTTGGCCGGGAGTTCTACAGCACCAAGGAGATGATGGAGCTCGAGGCCAGGAACCTGGAACGGATCAGGGCCCTCCCCTCTTTCCAGAGCAGCACCTCCCCCCCAGACCTCAACTGGTTCCTTGAGCGGGTTGCAGAAGAGGAGGGCCGGACGTTCACGGCCGGGCAGACAGCCGAGCTCTACAACGAGTTGACCGGGAAGCATGGGATGACCTTTTCACTCGGCGATCCGGGCACCGCGAAGACCTCGACCTTGGAACTCGTGGAGCGTTACAACGAAGAGGTGCTGCGCCACTTCTGTCAGGAGCACCTCTCCATCAACTTAGCCTACACCGGCAAGGCCGCCCGAGAATTATCGCTTGCCACCGGCAGACCCGCCTGCACCATCCACAGTTTCGAAAACGCCAATCCGGCTTCCAAATTTGACCTACAGAGGCAAAACGGGGAGCCGCCCATGGTAACGGTAAGGGGTGAGAAGATTTTCATCCCCACTGAGCCTGGGACGCAGGTGGTGATTCGTGTGGACGAGGCGGGCTTTCTGGGGGCGAGGCAGACGGCGCGGCTCCTCGACGTGGTGGAGGAACTGCAGAAAAGTGGCGCCTGGGTGAAGCTGCACCTTCTGGGGGACGCGAAGCAGATGCAGGGGATCCAGGCGGGGAACCTGCTCGCCCCCTTGAGGGAGCTGGGGGAGAGGGGGGAGATCGACTACGCTCACCTGACCGAGATTTTAAGGCAGAGGGACCCGGGGCTGTTGCAGATCGCGCGCGGCTTGAACCGGGAGGACCGCCTCTTGGCCCAGAACGCGCGCGAGGCGCTAGGTCTTCTGGAAAAAAGGCGCGAGCTGGTCGAGTTGCCCGAGCCTGGGGCGCTGCGAGATGCGGTGGTTAAGCATTACCTGGAAGAAAGCCGCAAGCCCTCGCAGCTTCCCGAGCGGGAGGCGGCGGGGGAGTCTCGGCAGGTGCTCCTTCTCACCACCACCAACGCGGCGCGCAGGGAGCTAAACCTGGAGATCCGGCAGGCGCGTGTCCTCTCCGGCGAGATCGCCGAGGGAAACTCCTTCCCTGTGCTCGCCCCGGTGCGCCAGGGGGTTACGGTGGAAGGGTACCAGATAGGCGACTCGGTGCTCTTTACCGGGACGAGGCGCGCGGACGGGCAGATGGAGCGTTGGGGAGCGCGGCTGAACACCGAGGCTAAGGTGACCGGCATCGACCGGGAGCGGAACCTGGTCCAGGTGACCTACTCCTTCCACACCAAAAAGCGCGGCGGGCGGGATCTCTCCCGCACCGTGACCAAACAGTTCTCCGCCGCCGAGATGGCGGGGAAGACCATGCTGTACCGGGAAGAGGAGCGCAATTTCGCCGTGGGAGACCGCGTCGTGCTCTTGAAGAACGATGCGAAGCTCGACCTGCAGAACGGGGCCATGGGGGTGATCGGGGAACTGGATGAAAGGGGTCGCGCCCTCGTCGACCTGGGGGACCGGAAGGTGGAGCTCGACCTCGCCCGCTACCGGCACCTGGACCATGCCTACGCGGTCACCGTGCACAAGAGCCAGGGGAGCACCGTGGAGCACTCGATCCTGTACGCGCCGGTCCACCCTAGACGGGAGGAGACCCTCCCCTCCGGGGCCGAGCTCCCCTCTCCGGAGCAGTACGGCAAAGCGAGCTTCAACGCGCTCAACGTCTCCCTGACCCGCGCCCAGTTCGGCACCCGCGTCTTCACCAACTCGGTCGAGGGACTCACACGCTCGGTGGAAACGGTGGACGAGAAGACCACCACCCTCGCCGGGGAGAGCTACCGGGAGAAGCTTACGGAAAAGGGGCGCCCGGTTCAGGAAACGGTTCGGCAGCTGGGGGACAAGATCGGGGAGCTGGAGCAAATCGTGCGCGGCCCGAAGGCGGCTCACGTGCGAAGTCAGGCGGAGAAGGATTTCGCCTCAATGTCAAAGCCCCTCCAGATACCGGGACCGGCACGGGTAGTAACGCCGGTTCCCAAGGGTCCGGAACGCGAGCTGGAGCTTACCCTCCCCAGGGGGTTCGACCGCGGGTTCGAGAAGTGA
- a CDS encoding DUF2971 domain-containing protein, whose amino-acid sequence MAIPDYVYKYESVNTYSLKNLKAQAIYMASPLSFNDPFDCALHTVMKEISDGDLERLVSFYVEQEDVPDPVKKQFLSASKDGLKAMLSKASKSAIDHTVQQFLDLRGVSCFSEKKDDLLMWAHYGGCYRGFCLEFRTGFEMFNKLMQVNYSPELPRLDVAACLIEKDFDHMAKLYCTKSINWQYEQEWRLIHQKAGTSYIYPPEALKGIYFGPNIEDEMMEILCLIIQGQNPQVEFWRGHLSKSEFKVEFAKVDYTPHVKAKEMGLV is encoded by the coding sequence ATGGCAATACCTGACTACGTTTACAAGTATGAAAGCGTGAATACATATAGTCTTAAAAATTTGAAAGCCCAAGCGATTTATATGGCTTCGCCGCTCTCGTTCAATGATCCTTTTGACTGTGCGCTACATACTGTGATGAAAGAGATATCAGATGGGGACTTGGAGAGGTTGGTTTCATTCTACGTCGAACAGGAAGATGTGCCGGACCCGGTGAAGAAACAGTTTCTTTCAGCGAGTAAAGATGGGCTGAAGGCGATGTTGTCTAAAGCAAGCAAATCAGCGATAGACCACACCGTGCAGCAGTTTCTAGACCTTCGCGGCGTATCATGTTTCTCCGAAAAAAAAGATGATTTACTGATGTGGGCGCATTACGGTGGATGCTATCGCGGCTTCTGTCTAGAGTTTAGGACGGGCTTCGAGATGTTCAACAAGTTGATGCAAGTCAACTACAGTCCAGAACTTCCACGCCTGGATGTTGCGGCATGTTTGATTGAGAAAGACTTTGATCATATGGCAAAATTATATTGCACAAAGTCCATAAACTGGCAGTACGAACAAGAGTGGCGACTCATTCACCAAAAAGCTGGAACTTCTTACATATACCCTCCGGAGGCTCTGAAAGGTATTTATTTTGGACCTAACATCGAAGATGAAATGATGGAAATACTATGTCTCATAATCCAGGGCCAGAATCCCCAAGTCGAGTTCTGGCGAGGCCATCTCAGTAAGTCGGAATTTAAAGTGGAATTCGCAAAGGTGGACTATACCCCCCATGTAAAAGCGAAAGAGATGGGGTTGGTATAA
- a CDS encoding dihydrofolate reductase family protein — translation MKTQYYTASSLDGFIATEDDSLEWLFPLANLEDSSYPEFIAEVGALAMGSATYEWMIRNAATVAAETGSPWPYTQPAWVFTSRTLSAIEGADIRFVKGDVRQVHEEMRAAAGTKNIWIVGGGDLAGQFHDAGLLDELIVQIGSVTLGRGKQLFPRRVLSPILRLTSVRQMGAGMVELRYEVGK, via the coding sequence ATGAAGACCCAATATTATACGGCATCTAGTCTTGATGGATTTATTGCGACAGAGGACGACTCGTTGGAGTGGCTGTTTCCTCTTGCGAATCTGGAGGACTCGAGCTATCCGGAATTCATTGCCGAGGTTGGCGCACTGGCAATGGGATCCGCCACCTACGAGTGGATGATCCGCAATGCCGCCACGGTTGCCGCCGAGACCGGATCGCCTTGGCCCTACACCCAGCCTGCCTGGGTATTCACCAGTCGCACACTATCGGCAATCGAAGGCGCAGATATCAGGTTCGTCAAAGGTGATGTACGCCAGGTTCACGAGGAAATGCGTGCGGCGGCAGGGACGAAAAACATCTGGATTGTCGGGGGCGGAGACCTGGCGGGGCAGTTTCATGATGCAGGGCTTCTGGACGAACTCATCGTTCAGATAGGCTCTGTCACCCTGGGGCGAGGGAAGCAGTTGTTTCCGCGCCGTGTTCTGAGCCCGATCCTGCGCCTTACTTCCGTCCGCCAGATGGGGGCCGGTATGGTTGAACTGCGGTATGAGGTAGGGAAATAG
- a CDS encoding DUF3943 domain-containing protein, translating to MLPDAVIASYSTRFRQLQLFLLIITFIVMAGTSQATELPVGIYLPSPVSTEVPVPDQVRRSSSASSEGESAIQDTTAAIPRSYNKSKDQGGLWRDTGIIVGAQVAAIGVLYVMPESVSGWSPQQKKNSLRNYEQNVKNPGIDKDKFYLNYILHPYWGAAYYTRARERGFEEGQSFLYSAALSTLYEFGVECFFEKPSIQDMFVTPVVGSVIGKYLFEPVRKNIRQKAERDWYDEALMVATDPIGVLSNSFEKMFGIKSQLEVNYTAPAGSPKVDVMVKFQLR from the coding sequence ATGCTCCCCGATGCGGTAATTGCTTCATATAGTACACGGTTTAGGCAGCTCCAGCTTTTTCTTCTGATTATCACCTTTATCGTGATGGCTGGAACATCTCAAGCCACAGAGCTTCCTGTGGGTATTTATCTCCCCTCCCCTGTTTCCACTGAAGTTCCTGTACCGGACCAAGTGCGCAGATCCTCCAGCGCATCGAGCGAGGGAGAAAGTGCAATCCAAGATACTACGGCGGCGATTCCACGGTCTTACAACAAGAGCAAGGACCAGGGCGGGCTCTGGCGCGATACCGGAATCATCGTCGGAGCACAGGTCGCGGCAATCGGAGTTCTTTATGTCATGCCTGAGAGCGTCTCGGGCTGGAGCCCCCAACAGAAGAAGAACAGCTTGAGGAACTACGAGCAGAACGTTAAGAACCCCGGGATAGATAAAGACAAGTTTTATCTCAACTACATCCTGCATCCATACTGGGGAGCGGCATATTACACGAGGGCAAGAGAGCGAGGGTTCGAAGAAGGTCAATCTTTCCTCTACTCGGCTGCGCTATCCACCCTATACGAATTCGGGGTTGAGTGCTTTTTCGAAAAACCCTCCATACAAGACATGTTCGTCACCCCAGTCGTAGGATCAGTGATAGGGAAGTACCTGTTCGAGCCGGTACGTAAAAACATCAGGCAAAAGGCAGAGCGCGACTGGTATGACGAAGCGTTGATGGTAGCCACCGACCCGATTGGAGTCTTGAGCAACAGCTTTGAGAAGATGTTCGGGATCAAGTCGCAGCTCGAAGTGAATTACACGGCCCCCGCCGGAAGCCCCAAAGTGGATGTAATGGTGAAATTCCAGCTGCGCTAG
- a CDS encoding pyridoxamine 5'-phosphate oxidase family protein: protein MKVEMNKQQILEFLNANPIFHMATVDGDTPHVRGMLLFRADDEGIVFNTGKIKDLYRQLSVNPKVEMCFTNGIFENLIQVRVTGTVEALEDLELKKEIVQKRDFLKPWIDKVGYEQLAVYRLRNGVATIWTMATNTEPKEFIQL from the coding sequence ATGAAAGTAGAGATGAATAAGCAACAGATTTTGGAGTTCCTGAACGCCAACCCTATTTTCCACATGGCGACCGTTGACGGCGACACCCCTCACGTGCGTGGGATGCTTCTGTTCAGGGCGGACGACGAAGGCATCGTGTTCAATACCGGGAAGATCAAGGACCTGTACCGGCAGCTGAGCGTGAACCCCAAAGTGGAGATGTGTTTCACCAATGGGATCTTCGAGAACCTGATCCAGGTGAGGGTGACCGGGACAGTCGAGGCGCTGGAGGACCTGGAACTGAAGAAGGAGATCGTGCAGAAGCGTGATTTCCTGAAGCCGTGGATAGACAAGGTGGGATACGAGCAGCTGGCCGTGTACAGGTTGAGAAACGGCGTGGCGACCATCTGGACCATGGCGACCAACACCGAGCCCAAAGAGTTCATCCAGCTGTAA
- a CDS encoding YkgJ family cysteine cluster protein, whose protein sequence is MLFHRRVNDKRHGLLLDHPLDAPSCCTVCAALCCRSFPNVDLSWGEYQLLERLGATRLHFSLYGPHKLIIENGCEFLVDNRCGIYEQRPEICRRFICRSD, encoded by the coding sequence ATGCTATTTCATAGACGAGTCAATGACAAAAGACATGGGCTGCTGCTGGATCATCCATTGGACGCCCCTTCCTGCTGCACCGTCTGTGCAGCCTTGTGTTGCCGCTCCTTTCCCAATGTCGACCTCTCTTGGGGCGAGTATCAGCTTCTGGAGAGGCTGGGTGCGACCCGCCTTCATTTCTCCCTCTACGGTCCGCACAAATTGATCATCGAAAACGGCTGCGAGTTCCTGGTCGACAACAGGTGCGGCATCTACGAGCAGCGGCCGGAGATCTGCCGGCGTTTCATCTGCCGCAGCGATTAA
- a CDS encoding BON domain-containing protein encodes MKKVNLLFVLALSAAVLISAPPLATAAQDSTATKADNAKKKKEENKGVTAEQQKESKSDRETTRKIRRAVVKDKSLSIRAHNVKIVTTDGKVTLKGPVKTETEKTTIEKIAEGIAGKGNITNELEVPQPADKGKDKEKSKSDKKKEMEKGK; translated from the coding sequence ATGAAAAAGGTAAACCTGCTGTTCGTTCTCGCACTGTCAGCCGCTGTTCTTATCAGTGCACCGCCCTTAGCCACAGCCGCCCAGGATTCCACCGCCACAAAGGCTGACAACGCGAAAAAGAAAAAGGAAGAGAACAAGGGAGTCACGGCCGAGCAGCAGAAGGAAAGCAAGTCCGACCGGGAGACCACCAGGAAGATAAGAAGGGCGGTGGTAAAGGATAAATCGCTTTCCATCAGGGCCCACAACGTAAAGATCGTGACCACCGATGGCAAGGTCACGCTGAAGGGACCGGTTAAAACTGAAACGGAGAAAACGACCATCGAGAAGATCGCCGAGGGGATCGCAGGCAAGGGGAACATTACCAACGAGCTCGAAGTCCCGCAGCCGGCTGATAAAGGCAAAGACAAGGAAAAGTCCAAGAGCGACAAGAAGAAAGAGATGGAGAAAGGGAAGTAG
- the fusA gene encoding elongation factor G — MSSIDVSHTRNIGIISHIDAGKTTVTERILFYSGETHKMGEVHDGQAVMDWMPQEQERGITITASATSCRWGDYRLNLIDTPGHIDFTIEVERSVRVLDGAVAIFSAVEGVQPQSELVWRQADRYRVPRVCLINKMDRMGADYSNVLSQMGQRLGARPVLLQLPVGAEASFSGVIDLLSEEFLTFSEQDQGRTVVRGEVPQDAVEAVREARLELTEVAADFDDRVMAAFLEGKKVETALLKEALRQGTLSCQIFPVLFGSALRNKGVQPVLDAVCLYLPSPIEVASLVARKPGGGDPEPVLCDPGRPLAAFAFKVMAEEGRRLTYLRIYSGTVKAGASLLNATRGNTERVRHLFHMHAHKREEVAEATAGDIVAVTGCQSTLTGDTLCDQAHPLVLEGMTIPEPVVSIAVEAKGIEDRAGLLTSLEYFQWEDPTFRVHEDQETGQTILTGMGELHLEVIIDRLRREYGVQVKTGRPRVVFREALRREVERREVFQALTEKRPERAEILLRLVPLSRGSGIRIVLPEPKPPLTAELLATLEQSLLQGCQGGGRTGYALTDLEVQVLELPVDPGMPAPGENTLRAAAQRGLALAAREAEPYLLEPIMKLELETPAEYLGKVLGGLQQKRGRVEGLDRRGELELVKATVPLAEMFGYMTELRSASKGRGSYTMEFQGFEEAPLQVQEQFGLRGSFHS; from the coding sequence ATTTCATCCATCGACGTTTCCCATACCCGCAACATCGGGATCATTTCCCACATCGACGCAGGAAAAACCACCGTTACGGAGCGTATCCTCTTCTACAGCGGGGAGACGCACAAGATGGGGGAGGTGCATGACGGCCAGGCGGTCATGGACTGGATGCCGCAGGAGCAGGAGCGCGGCATAACCATCACCGCCAGCGCAACGTCCTGCCGCTGGGGAGATTACCGGCTCAACCTGATCGACACCCCGGGGCACATCGACTTCACCATCGAGGTGGAGCGAAGCGTGCGCGTTCTGGACGGGGCTGTCGCCATCTTCAGTGCGGTCGAGGGGGTACAGCCGCAAAGCGAACTGGTGTGGCGCCAGGCGGACCGCTACCGTGTCCCGCGCGTCTGTCTCATCAACAAGATGGATCGCATGGGGGCCGATTACAGCAACGTCCTGTCACAGATGGGGCAGCGTCTTGGGGCCAGGCCGGTGCTGCTGCAGCTTCCCGTCGGCGCCGAAGCTTCCTTCTCCGGGGTGATCGACCTCCTTTCCGAGGAATTTTTGACCTTCTCCGAGCAGGACCAGGGAAGGACGGTGGTGAGGGGGGAGGTGCCGCAGGACGCCGTCGAGGCGGTGCGTGAAGCGCGGCTTGAGTTGACGGAGGTGGCTGCGGATTTCGACGACCGGGTGATGGCGGCTTTCCTGGAGGGTAAGAAGGTGGAGACGGCGCTGCTGAAAGAGGCGCTGCGGCAGGGGACCCTTTCCTGCCAGATCTTTCCCGTCCTCTTCGGCTCTGCCCTAAGGAACAAGGGGGTGCAGCCGGTGCTGGATGCCGTATGCCTCTATCTTCCCTCGCCCATCGAGGTAGCGTCGCTGGTGGCCCGCAAGCCCGGCGGCGGTGACCCTGAGCCGGTCCTGTGCGATCCGGGGCGTCCCTTGGCCGCGTTCGCTTTCAAGGTGATGGCGGAGGAGGGGCGGCGGCTTACCTACCTGCGCATCTACAGCGGCACCGTCAAGGCCGGGGCATCGCTTCTCAACGCTACCCGGGGGAACACCGAGCGGGTCCGGCACCTGTTCCACATGCACGCACACAAACGCGAGGAGGTAGCCGAGGCGACAGCGGGGGACATCGTCGCCGTCACCGGCTGCCAGTCGACCCTCACCGGCGACACCCTTTGCGATCAGGCGCATCCGCTGGTCCTCGAAGGGATGACCATTCCCGAACCGGTGGTGTCGATCGCAGTGGAGGCCAAGGGGATTGAGGACCGGGCCGGGCTTCTCACTTCCCTGGAGTACTTCCAGTGGGAGGACCCGACCTTCCGGGTGCACGAGGACCAGGAGACGGGACAGACCATACTGACCGGGATGGGGGAACTGCATCTGGAGGTGATCATAGACCGGCTGCGCCGCGAGTACGGGGTGCAGGTGAAGACGGGGAGACCGCGGGTGGTGTTCCGTGAGGCGCTAAGACGCGAGGTCGAGCGGCGCGAGGTGTTTCAGGCCCTGACCGAGAAGCGTCCGGAGAGGGCGGAGATCCTGCTGCGCCTGGTCCCCCTGTCACGCGGAAGCGGGATACGCATCGTCCTGCCGGAGCCGAAACCGCCTTTAACGGCGGAGCTGCTTGCGACGTTGGAACAGAGCCTTCTGCAGGGATGTCAGGGAGGCGGACGGACCGGGTATGCGCTCACCGACCTGGAGGTGCAGGTGCTGGAGCTGCCGGTTGATCCGGGGATGCCGGCGCCAGGCGAGAATACGCTGAGGGCTGCGGCGCAACGGGGCCTGGCGCTCGCGGCGCGGGAAGCGGAGCCTTACCTGCTAGAACCGATCATGAAACTGGAACTGGAGACACCGGCCGAGTACCTGGGAAAGGTGCTGGGAGGGCTGCAGCAAAAGCGCGGGAGGGTGGAGGGGCTGGACCGGCGGGGGGAGTTGGAGCTGGTGAAGGCCACGGTGCCGCTGGCGGAGATGTTCGGCTACATGACCGAGCTCAGAAGCGCGAGCAAGGGAAGAGGAAGCTATACCATGGAGTTCCAGGGGTTCGAGGAGGCGCCTCTCCAGGTGCAGGAGCAGTTCGGGCTTAGAGGTAGTTTCCACAGCTGA